AATATGTATGGTTGTAGCCAAAAGGGTTTCGATGAGTTACTTAAACTAATTGGGTATGTATTGCCTAGTCCACATACTTTGCTAGAGACCTACCAAAATTTGAAAAATATGGTTCGTGGATTGTATTTAAAGTATGAAAAGATCGATGCTTGTGAGAACGACTGTATGTTATTTTACAAGGAAGATGCTGATGAGGATAAGTTAGTTTGTGATATATGTGGAGCCGACCGGTATAAAGTTCAAAAAAATCCATAAAAAGCACGAGTGGCGAAAAAGGTCCTAAGGTACTTTCCCCTAACTCCAAGACTACAACGATTATTCATGTCAAAGCACACTGTAGAATATATGAGATGGCATAAAACTAGGAACGTTATAAAAGGACAAATATCTCATCCAGGtgatggagatgaatggaaaTAGTTTGATAGAAGATTTCCTTCATTTACAAATGAGTCTCAAAATGTAAGGTTAGGCCTTGCAACTGATGGATTTCAACCATTCCATGATAAACATTCAAGAGGCTATAGTGTCTGGCCTGTTTTTATTGTAGTTTATAATCTTCCGCCGTCAATGTGCATGAAAGATCAATTCATAATTATGCCACTCATCATTCCAGGAAATTGGGATCCAACAAAAGACCTCAATGTTTATCTCCGACCCTTGATCgatgaattaaaaatattatagAATACACGAGTAACAACATTTGACAAATCATTGCATTCTAATTTTGTAATGAAGGCGGCACTATTGCGGACCATTAGTGACTTTTCATCTTATGGCATACTTAGTGGGTGGTCAACTCATGGTAGGATGTCATGTCCCATTTGTCTTGGAGATGTTAGAGGGTTTCAGCTAAAGCACGGGGAAAAAGCAAGTTATTATGGTACCTCTCGAGTATTTTTAGAACCAAATGATCCTTTGAGAAAAAATAACAAGTATGGTTCTAGGGAGACAAGATCAGTTAAAACTCGTTATTCAGGTACAGCGGTAAAGAATTATTGTAAGCGCATTCAGTTCTATCCACATGGAAAAATAAAATGGCGTAAACCTGAGGATTTTGGGGTGACACATAATTGGACCCATATGTCCATGTTTTGGGAGCTTCCATACTGGGAGACATTTCAGCTCCGTCATTGTTTGGATGTTATGCACATAGACAAAAATGTTTTTAACAACATTTTTCACACAATCCTAAATAATGACAAGACAAAGGAtaaggagaaatcaagaaaagATTTTGAGCATCTGAAGATACGAAAGGAGTTATGGATTCATCCAGATGGTACAATACCTCAAGCACCATATGCTCTGACAAGAGAAAAAGTTGATAAACTATGTAAATGGGTGAAAGAATTAGAACTTCCAGACGGGTGTAGCTCAAATATAGCTCGTTGTTGTAAGGAAGATAAAAGGACGTTCAAAGGTATGAAATCTCATGACTGTCACAAAAGTTAATGCCAATTATGGTACGTGACTTATTACCAAAATCGATTGGTGATGCCATTATTGAGTTGtgcaatttttttaaatatttgtgCTCAACATCCTTAAGAAGGTATGATCTTGAGAAAATGGAGAAGGATATGGTGAAAATATTATGTAAATTAGAACTTATCTTTACTCCCGGTTTCTTCAATTCAATGGAGCATTTGCCTATTCACTTGGCAATGGAATGTATGCTTGGGGGCCCTGTCCAATATCGTTGGATGTACATTTTTGAGAGATATTTGCATAAGTTAAAGTTAACGGTAAAAAATAAAGCTCGCGTAGAGGGTTCAATGGCAGAACGCTATATTGAGGAGGAACTCACTAACTTTTGCTCCCTGTATTTTGAGTCAGATGTGGCAACTTTACATAATCGACTACAACGTAATGAAATGCCACAACAAAACCATTATCCACATTTTCTAGAAGCTTATACATATCCGACGAGTAAGGTTGGAAGAGAGAAACAAAGGTACCTGACTGATAAGGAAATGGAGATTGTGAAATATTACGTTCTCATTAATATGCCAGAAGTTGAAGAGTACTTATCGTAAGATTTTAACTTAAaaagtttaaatattatttagatttttgttaaatttcttgattatattacattataacATAATTTTTTTAGTCAATTTGAACAGTTAACATACAAGAAGAAACCGGACTTAGGTCCAACCATCTTTGAAGCATACGCGAAGAAAAAATTTATTAGTTGGTTTGAACGAAGGGTAGGGGTACATAAATATTTGTAGTTGGTCATGTATTATTATTCTATGCTATTATAGACAATTTTTTTGAATATGATAATTACAGGTAAAACCAGATCATGAACTGCATGAGAAATTTAAAGACATTATTGAAGGTCCATTTCGAAGAATCAAATCTTATCCAGGTTGCAAGTGTAATGGTTTTAAATTTCTTTGCACTGAACCAGGTCAATATACTTCGCCTAATTCATGTGTATATGTCCAAGGTAAAATTTCACTTTTACTCCTTGATCtgtagtttaattttttttaatcagTTGTGACAGGAAAGGATGAACTTCTGTTACTAGGCTTCTCGAATGTGACCTTTCGATTAGTCCTACTCGAATTTTTAAAATATCTATTCTGGTATAGTACCTGAATTAGAAATGACATTCTGAATAAACAAAAACTAGAATGGAAAATTTCTAGTTTATGTAATGCTAGTTTAATATTTACTAAAATGGAAAATTTCTTAAAATTATAGACCTAGTGAATGGAGCCCTGTACTAGGCAAAAAATAAAAATTGAGCTATGTTTAATGGTCACTTTTCTAAAATAAGAACACTAATGTAAATAAAGTATGAGAAGTGCATATAGAGTTGTATACTTGATTGGATTTAGAAGTTGTTACTAATTCTGAGTACCAGAGAACCAGGAAAATATTTTATGGAATCGAGTATTTGTTGGGTTGGTTTTGGTTCTATTATGTGGATAAGCTGGGGTCTGTTCTCTTATGTCTGGAACCTATCGAGCTGGGTGTTTGGCTTGAAGTCTGGTTTTAGTGGGCACTTGAAGTTGAGGAAgggttgtttttgtttttttgcTTGTGTGGTGTAGTTTGTTTTTGCAGGTGTGGGTTCTCAGGGGTTGGGGTTCGTATTATTTCTGTTATATTCTTAAGTCTCGCTAGGCATCTGGAGACTCAAGTGTAGTATATTGGGGTTCTAGTTTGAGGTATGGGTAGTCCTGTGTAAGTCCCCGGTGTCTTCTTGGATGTGTGTTTTCTTTTTGACTGGATTCCAAGGTTATGTTTCTACTTTTTAGTGTGAGGGTATGTATAAAGTTTCTGAGGTGGTGGTTTTAATTAGTGTTTCCTTCAATCCCAGTGAGAATTTGTTGAGGTCTTGCTTCAGTTTTTAATTGGATTTGGTGGTGTCTCTTTACTCTGAGTTGGAAGAATTGATCTGGTTTTTTTCTCCAAGGTGTGGAGTTTGTGGTGCTCGTCTGTGTTGGGGtgtcttttttttttcttttcgtGATATTGTTTTAAGGATAGGAAGGTCTGGTTTGGCTGGTTTGTTTTCATGTTTTGCTGCTTTGGTTTTGAGTTAGTATATGGTTGGTTTGTGTTAATCAAGGGAGTGGCATGGTGTAATTTGGATGCTCTGGGAAGCTTTTCTATGCTTGGCATGCTTTTCGGATTCGCATTTTGTTGGTTGGGTGGATTAGATATCACTTCTACTGTTGGTATTCTGTTGCTTTATTTTTCTCGAGCAGGTGGTCATATGAGGTGCAGTCCCTGTGTGTTTTTGAAGGTGAAGGGGTATCCGAATTATGGCCTCTCTGTGAGTGAAGCAGGGAATTTCCTAGACAATTTCTCGATGCACTTGGAGGTTCTTTGGTTTCTTGGATGGTTGGAATCCTTAAGTTTTTCTAACTATCCTCTTCGTTAAACTCATTGGTTTAATGTCTAAGGTGTTGTATACTTTCTACAGCCATACTGTTGTAGTATTTTTAAAACTCGCCTGAACAAAGTGAAAGGCAAAAAGTTATGTTCAGGTTATTACGGGCGTGAAGCTAATGGCACTGGTCCATCATGAGTGATACATTACAAAGTACTTTTTACAAAGTAAAACAAGTTTATTATTTTGTAAAGTGAAGCAGGTTTGCCCATTTTCTGATTTCTTCTTGATTAGAGGCAGGGGCTTACCATCACTTGGCCTTCTtcttgattttaatttttttgattattttcTAAAACTAGTGTTGGTTTGTGAAGAGAAAAAATTCTGATTCTTTAAATAAAATCATTTTCTTGGGACTGAACTACACATTTTTTTGTAGGTACTTGTTACAACGAAGTTGCTGGCAATTATTACGGAAGACTGGAAGAAGTAGTGAAACTCACTTATCGTAATGGTCACAGTATTATGTTACTCAAATGTCACTAGTTTGATAGTACAAGAAATGTGAAGGTAGATAGGCATAGGATGACCATTGTGAATGTCAAGTCCCAGCTAGATGCGGAAGGTATATTTGTATTAGCTAGTCAGGCTTTACAAGTTTACTATGCTCCTAATATCAACAATCCAAATTCTCCTTGGTACACAGTGGTGACAACCAAGAACCCTCCCCGGAATGAAATAACATCTTGTACAGACGATGCTTTGAAATAAGAGGAGTCGAATGCATAAATGTCCCATGTTGAACCCATAGTTATTGATAATCCAACAAATTTTTTCATTGATCTCACCAATTACCAAACTGATGATGAGTATGTCCCGGAAAATGAAGAAAAAGATCCTGAAAGTGAGAGATAATTCTCGTGTTGATAAGTGGGGTGAAAGTAAAGAAGATTCATCATAATTGTATAAAATTTGAACATGGTTTTTTAGCTAATGTAAGTCGAACTATTTTTTTTCTTAACCAAGTGTCAACATTTTTTAACTTTTGTAAACTGGAGATATATCCCTTTTATATTGAATCAAGTATTTTTGTTGGATTTGTGGTTGCAAAAAATCTTATTTTtacaaaacaaattataaatagtTTATTGGAAGACGTTTGACTTTTATCACACATTTCAGTATATTTTCACTAGGTTAAAATAATTACAAATATaaaagtatttttgcaaatttttttaGAAAGTGAatgtatttttacaaaaaatgttcTTATTAATCTTTCGGTTGTACTCTTATTTTTTATTGGAAGACGTTTGACTTTTATCACACATTTCAGTATATTTTGACTAggttaaaatattttttttttaattttttgtaaattataatatatatattagaaAAATTACCAATAATACTAACTTTTGGAAGATTTTTAGCGATTTTACTATCTTAAAAACACTTTTGCAAAAATACGGTGCAACCAAAATCAAGTTTGAATCAAGTTTTTTTGTTGGATTTGTGATTGCATGTATTTGAAAAAACTCGTCGAAGTTTGCATCTGGTTGAATCGAGTTGCAGAAAATCATATTTTTgccaaaaaaaataattaaaattagttTTTTACAAATATAAATGTATTTTTGCAAATTGTTTTAAAAAGTGAATGTATTTTTACAAAAAAGTTTTTGGCCTTTGCTATTTTTTAGAAAATCGTATATGCTATctatttttattgaaaaaatattttttacaCAATTATATTCGTAAAAATTCGAATGTCAttcaataaaaaaaatcaaaagtcaCAGTTCGTAATTGGAATTGTGATGGATATTATTATCATgttataaaattcaaaaatttgtTGAATTCAGTTTAGCTTTGAGAAAATGAGCACTTAAAATTCAGAGTGTAGGACGGATAATTAAATATATTCAAAGTTCACAAAAAAAAGACGTAACTTATTAATCTTTCGGTTGTACTCTTATTTTTATATAAgagaaattaccaaaaatactaaGTTTTGGAAGATTTTTTGCGATTTTACTCTCTCataattttttttgcaaaaatacggtaCAACCAAAATTAACCAAAATTAAACAAATATTCAACTACTTGAATCAAGTTTTTTTTTTGGATTTGTGGTTGTATGCATTTACAGAAACTCGACGAAGGTTGCATCTAGTTGAATAGAGTTGTAGAAAATCatatttttccaaaaaaaaagtttcatatagtgtttttacaaataaaaaaaagtatttttgcaaatattttttaaaatgtgaatgtatttttacaaaaaatgagTATTCGGCCTATTGAGCGGAGTTTTTTTTTGACAAATTCAGAAAGTTTTCATTAAATTGAATATAGTACAGTCGGGATAAACCCTCAACTGTCAATACAACCATGTGGTAAAACAATTAACATACTAAAAACAATTATGTTATTAGATGATTAGTTTCCTGATCCTTTAACACATAGAGTTTCAAAATTCTTGAAGCTAAAGACGAAATCAAAGACATCCCAAGCGATCCAAATTGCGCAAACatctctgaaaatagcaacatcgcaattgaccatatcacataaaaacTATGGTTAGCCCAATATTCAGAAACACCAATCGCATAAAATGAGATTGGAGAAGCTGCGCCACAACTATTTACatgccggacaccagctatagacatgccgaaggcaccccagctatctacataCTGGATACCAGCTATAGACGTGCCGAAAGTGTAAATTCATGAAAGATGAACAATCTTtggttgtgaaaggtgagctttTGCAATAATTACCACCGTCCCAGATTCGATGCAGTCTTTGCAGATCAataaaaatatcaataaattcaTCCTCAACAGATCCAACACCAGATAAACCCAAGCATGAttaaataaaaacataacaaacactccaaaaggagagacaaaacacacactgcaagaggagagacacacaaacacccaaaaaatgGGTTTTATTGAAAGGAAATTAATATTGAGCGGAGTTATTAATTTTTAGAACACCGATTACAATTAATCTTATTTATGCTATAAAATTATTAGGTTAAAAATGAGATATAATTTTTTTCATAccttataaattaatatataactttgatgatttattataaaaatttattataaaattagcttagaaataaaaaatattataaatttaagCTTTAATAATAGGAAAACCTAACGATTATGTTTGTTAGTAAATATTAGCAGCTTCAACAAATTAGGATATCTCTTAGCTATCTATGCGGTTAGTTTGTTCATCCACTAATCCACTTCTATTACCCTAATCTCCCATCCTCCCTCCCTCATTTACAACAATTTTCCCTCTCTTTTTTCTGCTAAGTCTaattttctctctttcttctactTGGGAATATCTATTTGTATATATTAGAATGGCAAGCGGAAGATCTTTTGGGTTTGGAAAGGCAAATAGGAGGCTTGTTTCTCATATGGGTTTTATGGAAGCTCAAACTAAAAGCTCCAATTGGGTATTATTCTGCTTTTACTTTGATTATTTGTGATTATTGTATTTGTATACACGTTTTTTGCTTAAAAATTGGTGTGGGAAGCCTTAATTTTTCAGCATGTTTGCAGCTAATGATTGATTGTGAAGATGGGCTTTTGCCTTCATTTAGTGAATGTCATACTTTAAGAAAACATTCTAATTTGAGAGAAACTATTATAGTATTTTTAGATAGTTGATTAACACATTCTTGAAATAGTATTTTTAAATCAGTAATTCACATTCAAATTAAGACAACCTCATCTCTTTTGATTAGTTATAAGCATCAACACTTAGATATATCAGTTACATGTTTTATATATATCATTCACCATTTACTAGATTATGTATTCCCCTCGTTTTTGCAGTTTTGGTTGATGTTTATGGTTTCCTTGTTTTCCCTACTATCTTTAATGGTGGTAACTGTGATGAGGCGTGGGGATGGCCGCGGAAACCGGGCTAGCAGGGGAGGAAGGGGAAATGGAGGTGGAAGGGGAAATTATGCTGAAGGTGGAAGGGGTAAAAGTAGCAGCAATGAGAATGAGAGGAACATCCCGTTGAACCCATACTTTGAGAGGGCTGATAGATCAGTCTCAACACGTCACCACCCCAACGTCCCATTAGAGGGTGAACCAAAAAAAAGAATTGTTTCATTTAGCGGCAAGTAGTAAGTAAATTTCACTATTGTATTTTATAAATTACAATTTTGTCATATCTtcttttaaacattttatttttaatttatattatatgaGAAGTTTTATGAGTGATGAACAATGTATGTTGCAgtattaaataaaatatacaaaAGAAGACTTTGAAGGCAATATCAAAAGATTTTTGGCCTAAAGGAGCTGTGGATAGCGTTGGTAAACCTCGTACACAATTCTTCGATGACGGATACTACAGGAATGTACTTGATGAGTTTGAGGTACTaagtacacacacatatataaatgGATTTCATAGCTATATATCTAGTATGTTTACTACGGGTATTTTTAGATTACTTTTAAATTTGGTAGATATATTTGGACAACCCTTATATTTCGGTAATTTTTCCTTGAATGTTAGAAATACTATGACTTCGAGCAAGGAGTTCCTGTAGAAGTGGCACGTGCTAAAGTGAAGGCACATATAAAGACTAATTTAAAGAGTATGATTTCATGGGAGTTGAAACAAGCTAATAAAAGAGTTCAAAATAGTGCACCAGGAACTAGACGACATGATGTTAAACCTTTACACATCAATCTGGATGCTTGGGAAACATTGTGTGATTGGTGAGATTCAGAAAAGTTTCAGAGAATGTCCAAGCAAAATAAGGAAAATCGAAAGCGCAAGATGTTATTGCATACTACTAGCGCAAAATCTTATGTCATTTTCCGCCAAGCAAGTTTACTTTTCAAGTTTTTCTTTGTAACGGTTATAATTTGCATGTcaacttttaatataaaaattattatgaATACTTTAGGAGGAAGGGTAAAGCGGATAACTGAAAATGCATGATTTATATGTTGCCTTATAGTCTATCACAAAAATTAGAAGCCTGGGTGATCTAGTTCACTTTTAATGTTAGAAGTCTGGGTGATCTAGTTCACTACAAGGAAAACAAGCTTCAACAACGGTTTATGTCCGTTGTCTGATACCCTATTTTTCCGTTGACTATTGAGCCGCCGTCTGTTAGTTGGATCAGACAACGGCTAAAAAACATTGTCTGAGATTATACAGATAATGATTATTGATTAAGCCCGTTGTATTACATCCAGAAAAGACAACGTTTTTTACTTGTTTTCGTCGTAAAAAGCGACATTATTCGAGGGTTCTCACAAACTCAGAAAACCGTTGTGTAAGGTATAACATTAAAACCAATCCTACAACACTTATTGTTGTATAAACGTTGTTGTGTATTCAGATAGACAACAAAAATGAAATTGAGCTCGTAGAACTCTTGTAATAAATTTCTACACACAAGAGTTTTGGATTTTAATGTATAGCATGATCAGATACATACAACTGTTTATTTGTCCAAACGTATTGCATGAATACCTTTGATACATTATCTTAAtattatatagacaatggtttattagtgttgtgagagttaattttgcaccagagttttgtgttcgaaagcattgttttagtattaaaaacatgatattttaatgaagcttggttgttaaaagcgttgtcttacacaaaatataacaagtaatcaAATGAAATTAACTTTGCAAATCTAAACAAAAGTTCTGAAGTTAATCCATGATCGAAAATCAGAGCAACATAGTTATATAAAAGCTAAAAGCATATTGATATCACTGCCTTCATGAGTCTAAGATTTCTACtacaaattaaagaaaatatagagTCTACAAGGATTTTCAGCTTCTCTTCACATCTTCCGCAAGAGCTATGTTGTCCTTGCAATATCATTACAGCATGTGATAGGCAATTTCCCAATCTGGAGAAAACAATCTTCAAAATAAATCGAcaacataattacataattacataattacaaCATAATTACATACAACATAATTACATAGAAAATCATTTATCCTTGTGACAAACTTTTGGATGTTATTGACCTAAATGTACACTAGATACTATTAGATATCATAAAGGGATGTACACTAGATTTTTTTAAATAAGAAAGAGTAATTTAAGAGAGATTTCAAAtctataagttttaagaaaaaaaGAACTTGGCACCTCATTTTTTCTGTACATGTGGATGGTAGCAACTCTGCTGGTCAGGACTATCAACAGATCACCTGCTGAATTTATCCCTTTCCCCTCTCAGCTGCATTATATGACTATCAACACACTTTTTAATAAAAGATATTCAACCTAGTTAACTAGAACAAATTTTATCTTGTGTAAGCTTAGAAACATACCTAGTTTAGCATGTTAAGGACAGTTTctcaaatgaaaatataatatttgTGCTGAAAATTGAACTCATATTTGCAATTTTGTGTGGACCGAAGGAAGGCAGGCATACAAGAAGAAGTGTTCATGACTACATTGGCTAGATCTGGTCGTTGTTCAAGTGCACTGACAAACTTTCGGGAAATGATATTGAGCATCTTCTTGAACTGGGATATGTATCTTCTGTATAAAGCAAAGCCTGCCATCTGGGCAAGGAAACATAACATTATATTTGATACTACTTTAGCAATTGTATATAATGATAAGAATTTCTTGATCATAACATTAAATTTTTATATTCAATATCAGATAGCTATACAAAATGGCCTAGCTTAATATTAGAAACAAGAAGAATGTACAGAAGGTATGTGTCAGCTGGACAATGTCAACAGTAAGCTCATCACATTGAGCTGGAATCAGAAGTTCAGACAACGAAAAGGAAAGCCCTGACTAAATATAAAACATAATCCCCCAGCTCCAAAAACCCCGGATAAAGAAAAAGACAATAATATGGCTATTTGAAAAAATGACATAACATGGTAGCTTGAAAGCTCTTCATCTTTTAGCACAAAAAGCTTAGCAGAACCCTCCCATGCACATTATTAATCAGATTTTAGATGGGGAAAAACAAATAATATTAAAGTAAAAAGTAAGGAAGCATATTGTGCCTACTAGTACATAAGCCACAACTAATGGAGGCGAAGCAAGATAATTGGCTCTTGTTAGAGGGTGAACACGTCCTTCGAAGTTTCTATTTTCGGAAAGAACAGCTGCAGCTACAATGTCTGGAAAACATACATATACAGAGTATAGGTGTACAGCGATTATTGTCTGGTCCATAAAAATGGAAGAAAAGAAGGTAAATCAAGACAGCTAACAACACATAACTGTTGCCTTCATTCAGGACAATGTATAATACTTTTTCTCCGTTTAAAAGGGTAACTTATATTTAAGATACAGGTTGTATTATCTTCTAATTCATCCATAGTAACATAATCAATCTTGATGTGAAATAAAAAATGATACTCCCTTGTAAAAAGATGATAAAATCTTAAATTCCGCATGTTTTTACAAATATAGCCTCTTGACCACAATATAAGATACAATACAAGTGATGATTTCACCATGGGGTGATatgaaaattgttttaataatCAAAATCTTAAGACCAATATACCAGTGGAACAGAGCAGTGGGAGGCAAAATATTGATGGAAAGCACCCTGACATTTCTTAATTTCAGTGGAGGCATTGAATGAAATATCAGAAAAAAGAAGACAATACCATTGTCTATAATTGTAGAAGTAACTGATTCATGAAGGTCCCCAGAGTTTCCTATGCATGTCGTACAACCATACCCACCAATGTTGAAGCCGTGCTGGTTCAAGTATTCTTGCAGGCCATTAAAACACGGAAATGTAAACAATTCAAAGTTGGGAATTTATTATTAGTCAGAAATACACTCTTTTACAGAATAGTTGTAATACCTTTGAAGCATGTACTTGGTAACAACTCCAGACCCTGGTGCAAGACTTGTTTTCACCCATGGCTTAACCTGTTTGCAGATACAATTTATATGAATATTACATGGCAGACTATTTGAAACAAGTACTCTTGCAGTTCTTAGCTGATCACATATTTGCATTTCATGTAGAATGGTGGGAATCCTAAAATCATTACACAGTCCAGATGGATAAtaccttatacagagatgttaCGAAAACTATCATATAGCATTCAAGCAAGTCATAACAGACACACCCACAAAACTGCTACTGGGAGAAGAAAAAATCACTTACATCTTAAATCACACAGAAACAAAGCTACacaaatcatcaaaacactcaatTTTCTTCCTGAGATTCAATTTTCCCCTCCACATCCCCTTTACTTACTTGTACGCACAAAATAAGAACTAAAATCAGCACAAAATAAGAACTAAAATGAGAGAGAGAGTTAGatagagagacagagagagagagagagagagtgtgtgtGATACCTCAAAATTAAAGACAAGCACCTTCCATTGAATCACCAAATAAGCCCTAAAGCCTTAGTTTTGAACACGAACTAAAATCCCAAATTGAAGTCAATTGAAACCCTAAACGGAACCATACTCCATTAAAGAAACATACAAATCAATCAAAGGAGGCTCAAATCAAAGCAAATATTTATGTATGTATAGATTTTACATAACAAGGAGAGtagagggggagaaagagagggagagagggaagGGGAGAGACCACAACCTAAATCAAAACTCAATAGGACCACAAAATTCACACCACACataaaaatccccaaaataacAGAAAGATTTTACAAACACATCTAAAACCCAAAATTCAAAAAAGTGAAAACACGAAAAATCATGAAACCTAACTCAATTCAAGCAGCTGAGATCCTTCGGATCGGAAATGGAAGCACAAACAGCGGACGACTATGAAGTTAATTCGTCATTCAGAGTGTAATTAGTGTTTGAAATAGAGGTGGATTGAGAGGgttaggagagagagagagagagatttagATTTGTGTACTTTGGTGTTTTATGTTTACAGAGAAGGAGATGAAATGGGGCATGGGAGGGGGGAGGGGGAAGCGAGTattgaaaagaaaagaaggggGAAATGAAAAGTTGAAGGAGGGAAACCAATTATAACAAGAAAACTCGATAAATAAATAttgtatatttataaattttttataaatagatttaagaaattatttttataaaataatataaaataaatttgaatgtttttaatattttaatatgacaaaagctaatatatttttatattcgtTGTCGAgaagggtacttttactggatttttctaatcctgacatgcaaaatgaatttcaaattttttaataattttttcatatgactaaaactgatatatcctaacatccgtacggttggatcgtcaaaaaaattattttaaaaattaatcttgtaaatcgggaacgagtctcgttgtcgggaggggtacttttaccagatttttctaatcctgacatgcaaaattaATTTCAGGTTTtataataatttgttcttatgactaaaatcgatatatcttaacatacgtacggttggatcgtcaaaaaatcattttaaaaaattaatcctgtaaattgggaacgagtctcgttgttgggaggggtacttttaccagatttttctaatcctgacaggcaaaatgaatttcaaattttttaataattttttcttatgactaaaatcgatatatcttaacatccgtacggttggatcgtcgaaaaatcattttaaaaattaatcctgtaaatcgggaacgagtcttgttgtcgggaggggtacttttaccagatttttctaatcctgacatgtaaaatgaatttcaaattttttaataatttgttatTATGACTAGAATCgaatatcttaacatctgtacggttggatcgtccaaaaatcattttaaaaaattaatcttgtaaatcgg
This genomic interval from Apium graveolens cultivar Ventura chromosome 8, ASM990537v1, whole genome shotgun sequence contains the following:
- the LOC141679892 gene encoding uncharacterized protein LOC141679892 codes for the protein MSSDRSWMKHRFDGMGGLTEEYKRGVDNFVQFAQKTKDRYGLIGCPCTKCKNLVWITEDEVKYHLYLNGIIEAYTFWDHHGEKINRGGHYDGSQNHGISEDDDMYDAFEILRDIGEQIPLYPNCEEHSKLSFVTKLLHFKNMYGCSQKGFDELLKLIGYVLPSPHTLLETYQNLKNMVRGLYLKYEKIDACENDFYNLPPSMCMKDQFIIMPLIIPGNWDPTKDLNAALLRTISDFSSYGILSGWSTHGRMSCPICLGDVRGFQLKHGEKASYYGTSRVFLEPNDPLRKNNKYGSRETRSVKTRYSGTAVKNYCKRIQFYPHGKIKWRKPEDFGVTHNWTHMSMFWELPYWETFQLRHCLDVMHIDKNVFNNIFHTILNNDKTKDKEKSRKDFEHLKIRKELWIHPDGTIPQAPYALTREKVDKLCKWVKELELPDGCSSNIARCCKEDKRTFKGMKSHDCHKS